Proteins from a single region of Hordeum vulgare subsp. vulgare chromosome 6H, MorexV3_pseudomolecules_assembly, whole genome shotgun sequence:
- the LOC123403950 gene encoding probable steroid-binding protein 3 yields MATELTAAQLRAYDGTDASKPIYVAIRGKVFDVSAGRGFYGPGGDYALFAGREAARALAKMSKDAADVSGDLSGLSDKELGVLADWESKFQAKYPVVARLAA; encoded by the coding sequence ATGGCGACGGAGCTGACGGCGGCGCAGCTGCGGGCGTACGACGGCACCGACGCGTCCAAGCCGATCTACGTCGCCATCCGCGGCAAGGTCTTCGACGTCTCGGCCGGCCGCGGCTTCTACGGGCCCGGCGGCGACTACGCGCTCTTCGCGGGCCGCGAGGCCGCCCGCGCGCTCGCCAAGATGTCCAAGGACGCCGCCGACGTCTCCGGCGACCTCTCCGGCCTCTCCGACAAGGAGCTCGGCGTGCTCGCCGACTGGGAGTCCAAGTTCCAGGCCAAGTACCCCGTCGTCGCCCGCCTCGCCGCCTGA